Proteins from a genomic interval of Rhizoctonia solani chromosome 12, complete sequence:
- a CDS encoding Sugar (and other) transporter, giving the protein MQRQINNSHFDELKIGEECLEYSTRVLEALPSLPVTQATSATGVGICTSGDTHARSHGHDIAITGTSNNLPVITSYNIPLAQVPAKRRNIYFVSAFCSLGGLLFGADTGSIGSITSMPQFVEVYPILRNEAVLGALVATILMSASLSSFASGWLSDKYSRKRTIMLGAYIFGIGAALEAGSVNLEMLIIGRLIVGVGEGFFLSAIGVYLVEISPPDVRGRISCMLQLFVTIGIALGYFICYGTLNIRSTLSWRIPFIFQALVSAILGTGMPLLPYSPRWLFQNGRVEEAWRVLESFDRHSSSEKEKEELIAKSQERQGRNETVGVIQAFRDPDSRGRTLLAIFMMGMQQLSGIDGVLFYGPILFSQAGLTSRQASFLASGVSGIINVICTIPAQLYLLDNWGRRSSAIVGGLIMAVCMLAIGSMYAAGADAGQGKYAILVFIYLFVVAFSTTWAVSFKVFITEIQPMRVRATASSLAHSSNWLCNLAVALTTPLFLSRSSSGPYFMFGACLLLTSVVCMIWMPETLGKSLEEVDEVWEARMKKSKEIIHSLATFGVGRERRNNADELEMQERARV; this is encoded by the exons ATGCAGAGGCAGATCAACAACTCCCATTTCGATGAACTCAAAATTGGTGAGGAGTGCCTCGAATACTCAACGAGAGTTCTGGAGGCTTTACCCTCGCTCCCTGTCACTCAAGCGACATCAGCCACCGGAGTAGGGATTTGTACCTCAGGAGACACGCATGCTCGAAGCCATGGTCACGACATTGCCATTACCGGAACTTCAAATAATTTACCAGTGATAACCAGCTATAATATACCACTGGCTCAAGTTCCGGCCAAAAGAAGAAATATCTACTTCGTTTCAGCTTTCTGTAGTCTAGGCGGACTCTTGTTTGGGGCCGATACGG GTAGCATTGGTTCAATTACGTCAATGCCGCAATTCGTTGAAGTGTATCCTATCCTAAGGAATGAAGCTGTGCTCGGTGCCTTGGTCGCTACT ATTCTTATGTCCGCATCGCTCTCTAGCTTCGCTTCTGGATGGCTGAGCGACAAGTATAGCCGTAAACGGACAATCATGCTTGGAGCATATATTTTTGGAATCGGTGCCGCACTGGAGGCTGGAAGTGTTAATCTAGAGATGCTAATTATTGGAAGATTGATAGTTGGAG TGGGCGAAGGCTTTTTCTTGTCTGCTATTGGTGTATATTTAGTCGAGATTTCCCCGCCGGATG TCCGAGGGCGTATCTCGTGTATGCTCCAACTCTTTG TCACTATTGGTATTGCACTTGGATACTTCATTTGTTATGGCACCCTCAATATCCGGTCTACACTTTCCTGGCGCATACCCTTCATATTCCAGGCATTAGTATCAGCAATACTAGGCACCGGGATGCCCTTGCTTCCCTATAGCCCCAGGTGGCTGTTCCAAAATGGGAGGGTTGAAGAAGCATGGAGG GTCCTAGAATCCTTCGACCGCCACTCCTCTTCagaaaaagagaaagaaGAACTTATTGCTAAATCGCAAGAGCGACAGGGCCGGAATGAGACGGTTGGAGTTATCCAGGCGTTCCGAGATCCAGATAGCAGGGGTCGAACCCTGCTGGCTATTTTC AtgatggggatgcaacaactATCTGGGATCGATGGTGTTCTCTT TTATGGACCTATACTATTCTCTCAAGCCG GTTTAACCTCACGCCAAGCCTCATTCCTCGCTTCCGGTGTATCGGGCATAATAAACGTCAT ATGCACTATTCCTGCCCAATTATATCTACTAGATAATTGGGGAAGGCGTTCTTCTGCAATCGTCGGTGGGCTTATTATGGCCGTATGCATGTTGGCCATTGGCTCTATGTATGCGGCGGGCGCAGATGCTGGACAAGGCAAATATGCAATTCTCGTTTTCATTTAT CTCTTTGTCGTTGC ATTCTCGACCACCTGGGCGGTTTCGTTCAAG GTCTTCATCACCGAAATACAGCCCATGCGTGTTCGAGCTACTGCATCTTCACTTGCGCACAGTTCCAACTGGCTCTGTAACCTTGCGGTTGCATTGACTACTCCTCTGTTTTTATCTCGCAGTTCCTCGGGACCTTACTTTATGTTTGGTGCTTGCCTGC TGCTCACTTCGGTTGTCTGTATGATTTGGATGCCTGAAACATTAGGAAAGTCTCTTGAAGAAGTTGACGAAGTCTGGGAGGCTCGCATGAAAAAGAGCAAGGAAATCATTCACTCTCTGGCAACTTTTGGAGTCGGGAGAGAACGTCGTAACAATGCAGATGAGTTGGAAATGCAGGAGCGGGCTAGAGtttaa
- a CDS encoding vacuolar protein-sorting-associated protein 36 gives MHRLGGAGIGAFGRQSQSLASFAALSTSLKDSEIANLRAQMNAFRTALTRFAAQHRAQIRADPAFRTAFTSMCASLGVDPLAGPREGGLWAELLGLGDFSFELGVQIVDVCVEARDKTGGLVDMQHLLRQIEKMRALKDGAITEDDVARSINALKPLGAGYEIVTVGGRKMVRSVPRELDTDQTEVLALALRSGGRVDARSIMNALGWSLERSETALDNMLMRDGTCWLDDQDPTGKIYWVFSAFTFEDIVQ, from the coding sequence ATGCATCGACTGGGGGGCGCTGGAATTGGCGCCTTTGGCCGTCAAAGCCAATCGTTGGCATCATTCGCCGCTCTATCCACTTCACTGAAAGACTCGGAAATCGCAAACCTTCGAGCACAAATGAACGCCTTTCGAACAGCCCTCACCCGTTTCGCTGCCCAACATCGAGCTCAAATAAGAGCAGACCCAGCTTTTCGCACTGCTTTCACTAGTATGTGCGCTTCTCTGGGAGTCGATCCACTTGCTGGTCCTCGCGAGGGCGGATTATGGGCCGAGTTACTAGGATTAGGAGATTTCAGCTTCGAGTTGGGAGTTCAGATCGTGGATGTGTGTGTAGAAGCGAGGGACAAGACGGGTGGACTGGTTGATATGCAACATCTATTACGACAGATCGAAAAGATGCGTGCTCTCAAGGACGGCGCGATCACGGAAGACGATGTGGCGCGGAGTATAAATGCCCTCAAACCGTTAGGGGCGGGATACGAAATCGTGACCGTTGGAGGGCGCAAGATGGTTCGCTCGGTCCCAAGGGAGCTTGATACAGATCAGACAGAAGTCCTGGCGTTGGCATTACGATCGGGTGGTAGGGTCGATGCACGAAGTATTATGAATGCATTGGGGTGGTCTCTCGAGCGATCAGAAACGGCATTGGATAACATGCTTATGCGGGACGGTACTTGCTGGCTCGACGACCAGGATCCAACAGGGAAGATTTATTGGGTATTCTCGGCGTTCACATTTGAAGACATTGTACAATAG
- a CDS encoding Testis-expressed sequence 10 protein, which yields MPKSSKKRKEKAADFAKAKLKLGKGKKAPSNEIDTSFKARSVALPNQTIRTEEQVAEQGIPTTRRRLTYDDLLIHLRHYSPGTRKDALQGLRELLGNHQELIIPNLGSLLDAISKLIADDDHSVRKSLISFLEWVLDQIPTATLIPHAPPLLLFAAAALAHISAPVRADSVRIISVLLARVPHAVVSGTGLRGAKAEGPGARILDGLMDLAVADSRGVGSDQSLSNSTKSTLLATLSMFLQHALAISPTFDRPDSSIPTWFFASSFPSNTAFDSFIALLSVRKANGMQRKGRYVELNKGELMAGPMDFDLDILDPDETLESNASNKSESEVPLLVLVTRLHPLLTATFLDNAPQLSLPTSMTSQSLELVLSVVELARLVYGALIRDGDTREGLQTLNLAYAELVSLNISRTLPTDSAIRRRNKKGSKPRTDGQQIDEVASYVVRTLRGEVGSTPGLPSALSLIAYTSLLPTLWALRSEKDVIPATMQHAASGSGAGHKNVKRAAVEFMGRSFCLDNAEVMEWVLGLPRTAWEFGEKDPRGTELVLLILLRMNQRKLYDDPTLNALRQRLIPFFIFDHAKRGTITGPWTKLPDHLQRLALDVMSSLCHDGGDVRELTNAVDRAVAQTTLAEYWVHVRPHLKV from the exons ATGCCAAAGAGCTCCAAGAAACGAAAAGAAAAGGCAGCCGATTTTGCG AAAGCCAAACTCAAGCTTGGGAAGGGCAAAAAGGCTCCAAGTAATGAAATAGATACATCATTCAAAGCCAGAT CCGTGGCTCTTCCAAATCAAACAATACGGACGGAGGAACAAGTCGCGGAGCAAGGGATACCAACAACTCGACGCCGGCTCACATACGATGACTTGCTCATCCACTTAAGACATTACAGTCCTGGGACCCGTAAAG ATGCTTTGCAGGGCTTGCGCGAATTACTGGGCAACCACCAAGAGCTCATCATCCCCAATCTGGGAAGTTTGCTCGACGCCATTTCAAAATTAATAGCTGATGAT GACCATTCCGTCCGGAAATCCCTGATATCTTTCTTAGAATGGGTTCTTGACCAAATCCCTACG GCTACTTTAATACCGCATGCTCCCCCTCTTCTCTTATTCGCTGCTGCCGCACTGGCTCACATTTCTGCCCCAGTCCGAGCCGATTCCGTACGAATAATAAGCGTTCTTTTAGCAAGAGTACCGCACGCAGTAGTTTCTGGCACGGGGTTAAGAGGAGCGAAGGCTGAAGGTCCTGGGGCAAGGATACTCGATGG TTTAATGGACTTGGCGGTTGCAGATTCCCGAGGAGTCGGTAGTGATCAATCTCTCTCGAACTCG ACTAAATCTACACTTCTTGCTACTCTTTCGATGTTCCTCCAACACGCCCTGGCAATCTCACCTACTTTCGATCGCCCCGATAGCTCTATTCCAACCTGGTTTTTCGCAAGTTCTTTTCCATCAAACACAGCTTTCGACTCCTTTATCGCACTATTATCTGTACGCAAGGCAAATGGGATGCAGCGAAAGGGCAGATACGTGGAGTTGAACAAAGGAGAACTCATGGCTGGTCCAATGGACTTTGACTTGGATATCCTGGATCCTGATGAGACTCTTGAGAGCAACGCCTCGAACAAGAGCGAGAGCGAAGTTCCATTATTA GTTTTGGTGACCCGACTTCATCCTTTGCTAACAGCAACCTTTCTCGACAATGCTCCTCAATTAAGCCTACCGACTTCAATGACTTCTCAATCGCTAGAATTGGTATTAAGCGTAGTAGAACTCGCAAGGCTTGTGTATGGGGCATTGATACGAGATGGAGAT ACGCGCGAGGGACTCCAAACTCTCAACCTTGCTTATGCTGAACTAGTTTCTCTGAATATCTCTCGCACACTACCGACGGACTCGGCCATTCGACGGCGGAACAAAAAGGGGAGCAAACCAAGAACCGATGGACAACAAATTGACGAAGTCGCTTCGTATGTGGTACGGACATTACGGGGGGAG GTCGGATCGACACCCGGGTTACCCTCAGCACTGTCCTTGATCGCTTATACATCCCTCTTGCCTACACTGTGGGCGCTTCGCTCCGAGAAAGACGTGATACCTGCCACCATGCAGCATGCCGCCTCGGGTTCTGGCGCAGGGCACAAGAACGTAAAGCGGGCAGCAGTTGAATTCATGGGCAGATCATTCTG CCTAGATAACGCAGAGGTAATGGAATGGGTTCTGGGGCTACCGCGGACGGCCTGGGAGTTTGGAGAGAAGGATCCAAGGGGAACTGAG CTTGTCCTACTTATACTGTTGAGAATGAATCAAAGAAAACTTTATGATGACCCG ACTTTGAATGCTCTTCGGCAACGGCTGATTCCGTTCTTTATATTCGACCATGCTAAACGAGGGACAATCACCGGTCCCTGGACAAAGCTTCCTGATCACCTCCAGAGGCTCGCACTAGATGTGATGTCAAGCTTGTGCCACGACGGAGGAGATGTGAGAGAATTGACAAATGCGGTCGATCGTGCTGTCGCTCAAACTACACTGGCTGAGTACTGGGTACACGTGCGACCTCATCTAAAGGTTTAA
- a CDS encoding import inner membrane translocase subunit TIM10: MDANQKFDEATQRELQAFIEQEQAKARVQATTHQLTDMCWTKCITGSVSTRFSSSEAYCLQNCVDRFLDTSLFIVKKLDEQRRSMQGGQ, encoded by the exons ATGGATGCTAACCAAAAGTTCGATGAGGCTACTCAA CGTGAGCTCCAGGCATTCATCGAGCAAGAACAAGCCAAGGCTAGAGTGCAAGCTACGACTCACCAACTGACGGATATGTGCTGGACCAA GTGCATAACCGGTAGCGTTTCCACACGATTTTCTAGCTCAGAGGCCTACTGCCTCCAAAACTGCGTAGATCGTTTCCTCGACACTAGTCTATTCATCGTCAAGAAGCTTGACGAACAAAGGAGAAGCATGCAGGGGGGGCAGTGA
- a CDS encoding acyltransferase produces MWYCGESSDALGSGVIVLMCQWFAPTSLIVTYEGGNGIEDVVVRDEGGRVTELKLPPQVVMMPNHQIYADWWYLWCLAYSMRAHADVLIILKDSLKWIPIVGWGMQFFRFIFLARSWAHDKQRLTSHLTRLARTAAGGQLPFLLLLFPEGTLVSPNTRPLSAKYAAKTGIQDMQHILLPRSTGLLFCLRVLSPHMPSLKLLDVTIAYPGIPRGGYGQAYYTLRSIFMQGVPPPRVHVHLRLYDVARDVPIGVPRGEEEANETERAAFDQWLLARWKEKDNLMEQQLTEGRFRSSSEKPSASSVAIGGGKETKKWDEERALDKEESGAVEWPIRLNSKAEIMDAFSWFMPFITGITAWKLSGFIKSVM; encoded by the exons ATGTGGTATTGTGGCGAATCGTCGGATGCTCTGGGGTCGGGGGTTATAGTGCTCATGTGCCAATGGTTTGCACCTACAAGCTTGATCGTAACCTATGAAGGAGGCAACGGCATCGAAGATGTTGTTGTTCGCGATGAGGGCGGGCGTGTTACTGAGCTTAAACTACCGCCCCAAGTAGTCATGATGCCAAACCACCAG ATATACGCCGATTGGTGGTACCTATGGTGTCTCGCCTACTCCATGAGAGCACACGCAGATGTCCTTATTATTCTCAAAGACAGCCTGAAATGGATCCCAATAGTCGGTTGG GGAATGCAATTCTTCCGGTTCATCTTTTTGGCTCGCTCTTGGGCTCACGATAAGCAACGGCTCACATCGCACCTAACTCGGCTTGCTCGCACAGCAGCAGGCGGCCAGCTTCCTTTCCTACTATTGCTCTTCCCTGAAGGCACTCTCGTGTCGCCAAACACTCGCCCACTTAGCGCCAAGTACGCTGCCAAGACGGGTATCCAGGACATGCAGCACATACTTCTACCGCGCTCGACCGGCCTATTATTTTGTCTTCGTGTGCTATCGCCACATATGCCATCTCTCAAACTGCTTGATGTTACCATCGCCTACCCGGGAATCCCGCGCGGAGGTTATGGACAAGCATACTACACGCTGCGAAGCATTTTCATGCAGGGTGTACCTCCACCTCGTGTCCATGTGCACTTGAGGCTTTATGACGTTGCGCGTGACGTCCCCATCGGCGTGCCtcgaggagaagaagaagccaatGAGACCGAGCGTGCAGCCTTTGATCAATGGCTGTTGGCCCGATGGAAAGAAAAGGATAATTTAATGGAACAGCAACTCACTGAAGGTAGATTCAGATCATCATCAGAGAAGCCATCCGCAAGTTCCGTAGCTATCGGCGGCGGAAAGGAGACCAAAAAATGGGACGAAGAGAGGGCGCTCGATAAGGAAGAATCAGGCGCAGTCGAATGGCCAATTCGACTTAACTCCAAGGCCGAAATCATGGATGCGTTTAGTTGGTTCATGCCATTCATTACCGGAATTACTGCCTGGAAACTTTCCGGTTTTATTAAATCTGTAATGTGA
- a CDS encoding pentatricopeptide repeat-containing protein 5, mitochondrial, with product MPVRVGRRIRQLILQSRRAQQQVPPTTQPLCLRCTTSSKAANLPPEPLDLGFRRKSEEEQLPRPPLSPEDQTIRQRIISLFSAPNNVETERKLVELRNTPLASPKLVCLLAEALVHHAYILDALETINQSRKNGMHIPPRLYESIVFRFAQRDRWAEILNLLEPLQSLSPSGSRETDHTITTRLCEWRVRACAELGDFAGMERALGMFPHGIPLRAWKVAERACLKNSDPRMAARIQEVLRLDKKHKVKGKKAVGAGERDELRLGEVAQILIGHFQAQDVALHDALTSTQIVRTQTNGRDHPTYLITKRSSSNTPHSPDLCHSFTPDSWLATRCVLQLVQSNRVTEAAAVVAAMCKKMSSVNGASPSQPCSSTSTHETAPLSLSEIFASVYPDIHVFNALIKGVLNIRGLSGMLALLEIMHDIQVKPDALTATLLLRYLDRQRAWSPGRLIDTLVDLTSPISYDYDNDPAVPPKPQPVPVSIQHTNVLLSSILNTERNATLGGGWKASAAFLKYHNRPIDRRPPSGSRLTSSPSDVDPPTAGLKFQARAESLKPILDALRARGVRNDSMAYALRAQRDGVVRLDPEAGRKVLQRADIPLGDYHYAALMAGLVECGYMDSAKAVMKSAHESGFGAGSPVMHTILITGYGRMGLPRQAERVFKQMLLAKVKADAIAVDALAGAWFIAGEYQRARQTVLRYWPGDGELPFREDTPLKKMITELRKLRPVSKVRRKHTQVSAGEDAYVGPIVQAIKAPDKTLPLTSNIAAGERKDGNGSNSRRYSSVAGVGLQLDAVDWMKSRTPVGTAPDLAECNEQGKQKPRARIRMMLSSSQNG from the coding sequence ATGCCAGTGCGAGTAGGCAGACGTATTCGCCAGCTCATCTTGCAATCACGTCGTGCACAACAACAGGTCCCGCCAACCACGCAGCCGCTTTGTCTTCGATGCACCACGTCAAGCAAGGCTGCCAATCTACCGCCCGAACCTCTGGATCTAGGATTTCGACGAAAGTCGGAGGAAGAACAACTCCCCCGCCCACCACTATCTCCAGAAGACCAAACTATCCGTCAGCGTATAATATCACTGTTCTCTGCGCCAAACAATGTCGAAACCGAGCGGAAGCTCGTAGAATTACGCAACACTCCACTGGCATCTCCCAAACTCGTATGCCTTCTCGCCGAAGCACTCGTGCATCACGCGTACATTCTCGATGCTCTCGAAACTATCAACCAATCGAGGAAAAATGGCATGCATATCCCGCCCAGATTGTACGAATCAATCGTATTCCGTTTTGCACAAAGGGATCGTTGGGCCGAAATCCTCAACCTCCTAGAGCCTCTCCAAAGCCTCTCTCCTTCCGGTTCCAGGGAAACCGACCACACGATCACGACACGACTTTGCGAGTGGCGCGTGCGAGCATGTGCAGAGCTCGGGGATTTTGCCGGGATGGAACGGGCATTGGGTATGTTTCCCCACGGTATCCCCCTACGCGCATGGAAGGTTGCAGAGCGAGCTTGTTTGAAGAACTCGGATCCCAGGATGGCAGCGAGAATACAGGAAGTGCTCAGGCTCGACAAGAAGCACAAAGTCAAAGGCAAAAAGGCCGTTGGCGCGGGAGAGAGAGACGAACTTCGACTAGGAGAAGTGGCTCAAATACTCATTGGCCATTTCCAGGCCCAGGATGTCGCTTTGCATGATGCCCTCACGTCTACACAAATCGTACGGACCCAAACGAATGGCCGGGACCATCCCACCTATTTAATCACGAAACGTTCCTCATCAAACACCCCCCATTCTCCTGATCTGTGTCATTCATTTACTCCCGATTCATGGTTAGCTACCCGATGTGTACTCCAGTTAGTCCAGAGCAATCGAGTCACCGAAGCAGCAGCTGTGGTCGCCGCTATGTGCAAGAAGATGTCCTCAGTAAACGGTGCTTCGCCTTCGCAACCCTGTTCCAGTACTTCGACACACGAAACCGCGCCTCTCAGTCTTTCCGAGATTTTCGCTTCTGTCTATCCTGATATTCATGTGTTCAACGCACTTATCAAGGGCGTTTTGAATATCCGAGGATTGAGCGGCATGCTCGCACTTTTGGAGATTATGCATGATATACAAGTCAAGCCCGATGCTCTCACGGCAACATTACTTTTACGATACCTCGATCGACAACGAGCGTGGAGTCCTGGCCGATTAATCGATACACTCGTTGATTTGACTTCTCCAATATCCTACGACTATGACAATGACCCTGCCGTTCCTCCCAAACCCCAGCCAGTCCCCGTTTCCATACAACACACAAACGTGCTACTTAGCTCAATCCTCAACACAGAACGTAACGCGACTCTAGGAGGAGGATGGAAAGCGTCAGCTGCGTTTCTCAAGTACCATAATCGCCCTATAGATCGTCGGCCCCCCTCCGGCTCCCGCCTCACATCCTCACCCAGCGATGTTGATCCTCCTACCGCCGGTTTGAAGTTTCAAGCTCGTGCTGAGAGCTTGAAACCAATATTAGACGCTCTCCGAGCTCGAGGAGTTCGCAACGACTCCATGGCTTATGCTCTTCGTGCTCAACGGGACGGTGTCGTACGATTAGACCCGGAGGCTGGACGCAAGGTCCTCCAACGCGCAGATATACCTTTGGGAGATTATCACTACGCAGCACTAATGGCGGGACTCGTCGAATGCGGCTACATGGATTCGGCCAAGGCTGTCATGAAATCTGCACACGAGAGTGGGTTTGGCGCTGGATCGCCGGTGATGCACACGATCCTCATAACTGGGTATGGTCGAATGGGTCTCCCTCGCCAGGCCGAACGAGTTTTCAAGCAGATGCTTTTGGCAAAAGTAAAGGCCGATGCGATCGCTGTCGATGCGCTGGCTGGTGCATGGTTCATTGCGGGAGAGTACCAGCGAGCCCGTCAAACAGTGCTGCGATATTGGCCTGGGGATGGGGAACTTCCGTTCAGAGAGGATACTCCCTTGAAGAAGATGATTACGGAGCTAAGAAAGTTACGGCCTGTTTCCAAAGTTCGACGGAAACACACACAGGTGTCTGCGGGCGAAGATGCGTACGTTGGTCCAATCGTTCAAGCCATTAAAGCTCCGGACAAGACTTTACCATTGACTTCGAATATTGCTGCTGGGGAGAGGAAGGATGGTAATGGCTCAAACTCGCGGCGGTATTCATCCGTAGCTGGAGTCGGTTTACAGCTTGATGCCGTCGATTGGATGAAATCGAGGACCCCCGTCGGAACGGCGCCCGATTTAGCTGAATGCAACGAGCAGGGAAAGCAGAAGCCGAGGGCTAGAATTCGCATGATGTTATCTTCGTCACAAAATGGATAG